A single genomic interval of Mucilaginibacter boryungensis harbors:
- a CDS encoding TIGR01212 family radical SAM protein (This family includes YhcC from E. coli K-12, an uncharacterized radical SAM protein.), which produces MMLTDSSAMQWEKGYNNYGPWLKRKYNGERVFKVIVDGGFTCPNRDGSKGYGGCTYCNVDSFTPSVSRNAPNLREQVIQGMERARKGNKADKFIIYFQPNTNTYAPTHYLKMMYDEALSIEPENIVGLSVGTRPDCIDAEKIALLESYTDRFDVDLEMGMESIYNETLGQINRGCTHDDLVKALKLVENSKLDICVHTIFGLPGETKEMMLKYADEINRFPQIKFVKFHHLHIVEGSVMGVKYKREPFKLFSLPEYADFLCDLLPLVRPDVVIQRLFGISDWDLLIAPNWGLKKSEIQYFIDQRIVERGVVQGSAYVPSLGR; this is translated from the coding sequence ATGATGTTAACAGATTCGTCGGCAATGCAGTGGGAGAAAGGCTATAATAATTATGGCCCGTGGTTAAAGCGTAAATATAATGGCGAACGGGTGTTCAAAGTAATTGTTGACGGCGGCTTTACCTGCCCTAACCGCGATGGCAGCAAAGGCTACGGCGGCTGCACCTATTGCAATGTCGATTCGTTTACGCCTTCCGTATCGCGCAACGCGCCTAACCTGCGCGAGCAGGTGATACAAGGCATGGAACGCGCTCGCAAAGGCAATAAAGCCGATAAATTCATCATCTATTTCCAGCCCAATACCAATACATATGCCCCAACGCATTATTTGAAGATGATGTATGACGAGGCGCTGAGCATTGAACCCGAAAATATTGTGGGCTTATCAGTAGGCACACGTCCCGATTGCATTGACGCCGAAAAGATAGCCCTGCTGGAAAGCTATACCGACAGATTTGATGTTGACCTGGAAATGGGGATGGAAAGCATCTATAACGAAACCCTGGGGCAGATCAATCGTGGGTGTACTCATGATGATTTGGTAAAAGCACTGAAACTGGTAGAAAACAGCAAACTGGATATCTGCGTGCACACCATATTCGGTCTGCCTGGTGAAACCAAGGAAATGATGCTGAAGTATGCCGACGAGATAAATCGTTTCCCGCAGATAAAATTTGTGAAATTCCACCACCTGCATATTGTAGAAGGATCGGTAATGGGTGTTAAATACAAACGCGAGCCATTCAAGCTTTTCAGCCTGCCCGAATATGCCGATTTTCTGTGCGATCTGCTGCCGCTGGTACGCCCGGATGTAGTGATACAACGCCTGTTCGGCATATCCGATTGGGATTTACTGATAGCGCCTAACTGGGGCCTCAAAAAATCCGAGATTCAATATTTTATCGATCAAAGGATTGTGGAGCGCGGCGTGGTGCAGGGGAGTGCCTATGTACCATCATTGGGTCGTTAA